TGTCGCCATCCATCACTTCAAGTATTTCTCTGCATTTCTGAATCAAGTTCTTCAAATCGCTTTGCAAGTGATCAAGCATGGGAACAAAGTTTAGAGCAGCAgttattttcctttttctttcatCCATCCTTCTTCAACTGGTGTTTTCTGAATCCAACAATGGATTCGTTAGAATTGGACTGAAAAagtttaaattagataaaaacaaCATGATCCCTGCTCGACTTAACCCGCAACTACTGGATTCTCAAAATGCTGGCGGCATTGTAAAGTTAAAGAATTTCATTAACGTGCAGTACTATGGTGAGATTTCAATCGGTACACCACCACAGAAATTCACTGTGCTTTTTGATACAGGAAGCTCTAATCTGTGGATACCTTCCTCAAGAAGGTGCTACTTATCTGTAAGTTTGATCATATATCattcatacaaattttattaGGGGAGAAAATTGTGTTGAATTTGCCTCTGTTTCTGCTGCAGCGTTGGTGTTTCTATCCCCGTCGTTCTAGAACATCTAAAAAGAACATATATGATGCTCGTCGTTCAACAACGTATAAAAAGAACGGTGGGCAACTTTTATAGAAATAACTTCATGTAAAGCATGAAGGTGATATTGACTTGAAACATGATGTTGTTGTTTTGCACAGGAACATCTGCTAAAATACGCTATGGTTCAGGTTCAATAGCTGGTAAATTTAGCCAAGACAATGTTTTAGTTGGTGGATTAACAATCAAGAATCAGGTTATATATACAACACTAGGCCTTCATAGATTTTCCAAATCATCAATTTCTTTAATACTAATACTATACTTAAGTTTACTACAACTACAGGACTTTATTGAAGCAACGAGACTGTCCGGTTTTGTATTTTCCAAGTTTGACGGCGTTCTTGGCCTTGGATTTCCGGAGCTAGCAGAAGAAGATGCTGTTCCAGTATGGTATGCACTATCttatgtcaaaataaaaattgttgtgATATTCCTCTTAAGAAGATAAGGAGTAACCTCTCATATTTGCAGGTATAACATGATGAACCAGGGACTGATTCGGAATCCAGTGTTCTCATTTTGGCTTAATAGAAACGCAAAAGAAGAGGAAGGAGGTGAACTTATGTTTGGTGGGATTGATCCAAAGCATCACAAGGGGAACCATACTTATGTCCCTGTGACCCACGAGGGTTATTGGCAGGttgagaaatttatataaatatttttaatttgtatgtttgtttcttttattataatgtgTTTGCTCTTGTAGTTTGACATGAGTAATGTTTCAATCAATGGTCAATCAATAGGTAAGCTCTTTCATCGATCATTCATAAAAGAAGAGGTCATTTATTAAACTAAGAGATAATGTTTAATGGGAGGTCATGTTGGTGGCATGAAA
This is a stretch of genomic DNA from Impatiens glandulifera chromosome 4, dImpGla2.1, whole genome shotgun sequence. It encodes these proteins:
- the LOC124936014 gene encoding aspartic proteinase A1-like; translation: MGTKFRAAVIFLFLSSILLQLVFSESNNGFVRIGLKKFKLDKNNMIPARLNPQLLDSQNAGGIVKLKNFINVQYYGEISIGTPPQKFTVLFDTGSSNLWIPSSRRCYLSVSLIIYHSYKSRRSTTYKKNGTSAKIRYGSGSIAGKFSQDNVLVGGLTIKNQDFIEATRLSGFVFSKFDGVLGLGFPELAEEDAVPVWYNMMNQGLIRNPVFSFWLNRNAKEEEGGELMFGGIDPKHHKGNHTYVPVTHEGYWQFDMSNVSINGQSIGVCRSGCSAVVDSGSSLLLGPTAVITMINHEIGITGTVVSHECKSIVEEYGQTILKMLLREVKKICSLIRLCPVNGTKHIEKNNNGRKSDVFAIGMCSTCEMIVVWMESQLARNQTKIDILNYVNKLCVSLPRPSQISSFVDCSQISSMPKVSFLIGDRNFILSSKEYIIKFGEGDAQECTSGFISRDVSPPYGPFWVLGDIFMGRYHTVFDYGSSIVGFADAA